Within the cyanobiont of Ornithocercus magnificus genome, the region ATTGCTTTCAAAATATTCACATCTTGGGCTACGACGAGAGTTGGAAATTGACTATGCACAATATGTCGATACATCACATGGTATCGAGCCGAACTCTCTCCATAAGAGATATTGATTATCTTGGTAGTAGCATCATCATAAGCAAAAATGACTGAAAAAAATTCGTCCAGTCTTTCCAGGAATTCAGGAATAGATATTCTTTTGAAGGCATTTAAGCACCAATGATTCATCTCTAGCGCAATAACTGGCCTAAACTCTTTTAAAGCTTGCTCTAGCCCATCAATTACCTCTAGCTCATGACCTTCGACATCAATTTTTATAAATTTGATAGGCGACTGAGTCTTAAACTCAGGACTCATTATCAAATCATCTCCCTTTCGTATATCAACGACTTCTTTTAAATGCTTACCCAGTTCTACTGACAGATCTTCAGACAAGAAGCCACCACTAGCGTCGTCACTTGCGGCTGTTAGAACAAGCTTTCGATTCTCCGAGCCAAGACCAAATTGGAAAGTACTTGAATTGCGGATTTTGTTTTTAAGAAGGTTCTCTTCAAGAATTTGTGAAGTC harbors:
- a CDS encoding FkbM family methyltransferase encodes the protein MITKSALKKIVDKLRIRKPKYSTKSTTGPEKVHGVEAFSIFKEICIHKKKYFVRGDSYLGRTGREFEPGLVRLFVAISSTLGNGSCLDVGANIGLTTLLLSSLYDHVYSFEASPRTSQILEENLLKNKIRNSSTFQFGLGSENRKLVLTAASDDASGGFLSEDLSVELGKHLKEVVDIRKGDDLIMSPEFKTQSPIKFIKIDVEGHELEVIDGLEQALKEFRPVIALEMNHWCLNAFKRISIPEFLERLDEFFSVIFAYDDATTKIINISYGESSARYHVMYRHIVHSQFPTLVVAQDVNILKAICEKLY